From the Ilumatobacteraceae bacterium genome, the window GCCCCGACACCACACCAATCGACGATACTCGGCAGGACTCGGGCCGTATCGCGCGGACCTGACGCGGACCTGACAACGAGAACGGGAGGCCTCTCGGCCTCCCGCATCACTATCTACCTGGTGTTTATCTGGTGGGGCTAACAAGAATCGAACTTGTGACCTCTGCCTTATCAGGGCAGCGCTCTAACCGACTGAGCTATAGCCCCAGCAAGAGAGCGAGGCTATCTGCGGCAACGCCGATCCTCAACTGATCGGCGGCGCAACGTGTGATTCGTCATCACCGGCGCCAACGCGGTCGCCACCTTTGTTGTCATCATCACCGTCGCCATCACCGTCGCCGTGATCGTCGATCGACCAGTCGTCGGGCGCGACGCGCGGCTGGGCGGGTCGCGCGTCGGCGGCGTCGGGCGTCGGGCCGTCGCTGTCGCCGATGTCCCAGTCGTCGCCACCGCCGGCACCGGCGACCGGTGTCCGCCGCACCACGTACCGGCGGGTGGACGACACGGTGCGCTCGACGACCTCTTCTTCGAGCACGGTCATACGAACACCACCCACGATGTCGCTGACCAGGTTGAACAGGGTCGCCAACAGGACGAGTCCGCCGGTGAGCGCCACCGCGCCGAACAGGCCGATGATCCAGGCGTTGTGGAAGATCTCGCCGCCCTTGAGCTCGAAGGTCTCCCACCCGAACTGGGTGAACCACCGCTCGACGTTGTCGAGCGTTCCGGTGCTGTCGGCGACCCGCCAGAGCAGCACGCCGGAGGTGAGCGAGACCAGGTAGGCCACCACACTGAACAGCAACGCCACCTTGAAGGTGCTCCACGGGTCGATGTGACGCAGGACTCGGGTCACCCGACGTACGCGGGGGCGGCGACCGGGTGCCCGGAGGGGGCCACCTTGCGCGTTGGCCGGAAGATTCGTCATGTGGTCGCCCCACGCCGTCGCCGGAGCCGTCGGAGGGGCGGCGGTCGGGCGGGGTGCGGCCGGTGCGGTCGGTGCGGTCGGCCCCGGCATCGCCGGCGCGGCGGGCGCGGCCGCCGGTGGCGCCGTAGGGGCATCGACGGTGGCGGGCACGATCTCGGGCAGGGTCACCGGGCCGGTCGGTTCGTCGTCGGCGTCGTCGACATGCCAGTCGTCGCGCGCCGAGCCATCGGCGCCACCGGCGAACACGTCGGCGAGCGCGCTCTCGAGCCGGGAGGAGGCGTCACCGTCGCTCGTGCTCACCAAACCGAGTGTAGGCAGTCATCAGGGCCCGTCGGTGGCGCGTGCGGTCACGGTCTGACCTCCGACACGCACGGTCACGGTGACCTCGTGACCGGATCGCGCCCAACCGATCAGCACCGCGTCGTTGGCCGATGCCAGCGAGGCCGCAGCGGCACGCCCGCCCGTCACACCGGCCAAGGCGGCCGCGTCGGCGGCGGAGCGGGCCTGTTGTCGATCGGCCAGCTCACCGAGCACCGGCACGAGGCCGACGATGATCGCCCCCGTGATCGCCAACGCGACCAACACCACCAACACCGTCATCGCACCTCGATCGCGCACGACCGCTCCTCTCACAACTCATGGGTGGAGCAGCCGGGCTGCGAGCGAGCGGCGATGCCGCCGAGATCAGGCTTCGACGATGTCGTCGGCGATGATTGGAGCGACCGACGCCACGGTCTGGCCGTCGTCGAGATTCATGATCCGCACACCGGTCGCATCGCGACCCTGCGAACTGATCTCACGGACGCTCATCCGGATCGTGACGCCACCCGAGGACACGGCGACGATCTCGTCGTCGATGCCGACCATGAAGGCGGCGGTGACGAACCCCTTCTTGCCGGTGAGCTTGATGCCACGAACGCCCTGGCCACCGCGGCCCTGGACGTTGAACTTGTCGAGCTGGGTGCGCTTGCCGTACCCGCCGTCGGTCATGACCAGGATCGCGACGTCGTCGCGGGCCACGTCGCACGAGACGACGGCGTCGTCCTTGCCCGCCTTGAGTTTCATACCGCGCACGCCGGCCGCGGTGCGACCCATCGAACGGACGTCGTTCTCGTTGAACCGGATCGTCATGCCGCCCTTGCTCACCATGAACACGTCGTCGTCGCCGGAGGTCTCGATGACCTTGACGAGTTCGTCGCCCTCGTGGAGGTTGATGGCGATGATGCCGTCGCGTCGGCTGGAGTCGTACGCGTCGAAGGTCGTCTTCTTGACGGTGCCCTGCTTGGTGGCGAAGAACAGGTAGCGGTCGCCGGCGAACTCGCGCGTGTCGATGATCGCCTGGATGCTCTCGCCTGCCTGCAACGGCAGCAGGTTGACGATCGGCATGCCCTTGGCGGTGCGTTCGCGCTCGGGGATCTCGAGCGCGCGCAATCGGTACACCTTGCCGCGGTTGGAGAAGAACAGCAGATGCGCGTGCGCGGTGGTGAAGATCACGTGACGCACGATGTCTTCGGCCTTGAGCTTGCCGCCGCTGACGCCGCGGCCACCGCGGCCCTGCGACTTGAACGAGCTGGCCGAGACCGACTTCACGTACTGCGCCTCGGTCATCACGATGACGAGTTCCTTGTCGTCGACGAGGTCTTCGATCGACATCTCGCCGTCGTCGTACGTCAGCTCGCAGATGCGTGGCGTCGCGAACTCGTCTTTGATGGCGAGCATCTCGTCTTTGATCACCGAGCGCAGCAGAGCGTCGTCGGCAAGGATCGCCTCGAGTTCGGCGATCTTCGACCGCTCGTCTTCGAGCTGGGTTTCCAACTCGATTCGCGACAGTCGAGTGAGCTGGCGCAGCTGCATGTCGAGGATGTCGACCGCCTGCACCTCGGTGAACTCGTACGGGTCGGCCATCAAACCGGCCTTGGCCGAGGCCACGTCGTCGCTCGCACGGATCAACGCGATGATCGCGTCGATCACGTTGAGGGCCTTGATGCGCCCCTCGAGGATGTGGGCCCGACGCTGGGCCTTCGCGAGCCGGAACTGCGACCGGCGGGTGACGACTTCGATCTGGTGGCGGACGTAGCCCTCGAGCGCCGTCAGCAGGTTGAGCGTGCGGGGCACGCTGTCGACGAGCGCCACCATGTTGATCGAGAAGCTGCTCTGCAGCTGCGTCATCTTGTAGAGATTGTTCAGCACGACGTTCGGGTTCGCATCGCGCTTGAGGGTGACGATCAGGCTCGTCCTGCCCCCGGCCGAGCCGTCGTTGACGTCGGCGATGCCGTCGAGGTCGCCGTTGGTGACGAGCTCTTCGATGCGGCCGGCGATCGACGAGCAGCTCGTCTGGTACGGCAGCTCGGTGACGACGATCTCGTACCGGCCGTTCTTCCCCTCTTCGATCGAGGCCTTGGCGCGGGTCTTCACGCTGCCACGGCCGGTGCGGTAGGCGTCGATGATGCCCGACTTGCCGAGGATCTGACCGCCGGTCGGGAAATCAGGGCCTTTCACGTATTCCATCAGGTCGTCGACCGTGGTGGCTTCCGGGTTGTCGGCGTTGTTCGGATTGTCGAGCAGGTGCACCGTGGCGTCGATGACCTCGCCGAGGTTGTGCGGCGGGATGTTGGTCGCCATGCCGACGGCGATGCCCTGGCTGCCGTTGACGAGCAGGTTCGGGTAGCGAGCCGGCAGCGCGACGGGCTCTTCGGTGGAGCCGTCGTAGTTGGGCCGCATGTCGACGGTGTCTTCGTCGATGTCGGCGAGCAACTGCATCGCCAAGGGGTGCAACCGGCACTCGGTGTACCGGGATGCGGCCGGACCGAAGTCGGGCGAGCCATAGTTGCCGTGGAACGCGATCAGCGGGTGACGCAGCGAGAAGGGCTGGGCCATGCGGACCAACGCGTCGTAGATCGCACTGTCGCCGTGCGGGTGGTACGTCCCCATGGTGTGGCCGGTGACGCGGGCGCACTTGACGAACGGGCGATCGGGGCGGAACCCCTGCTGTTCCATGTCCCAGATGATGCGGCGATGGACCGGCTTGAGGCCGTCACGCACGTCGGGGAGGGCACGCGACATGATGACCGACATCGCATAGTCGAGGAACGAGTTCTCCATCTCGTCCTGCAACGAGATCGGCTGGATCGGCCCGTCGCCCTCTGGCCCATCGGGCCCGTCGGTATCGACCGGAGGCGGTGGAGTAGGTGTGTCAGACATTCGAATTTCCTTGTCGGGGTTCGAGCACGTGAGTCAGCGGTGGGGGTGGTGTGGAGGGGGCACGAAGTGATCCCCCTCCACCATCGACCGACTCGACGAAGTCGTGAGGTCGATCACGGTTGGGTGCGGCGGAGCCGCTCAGAACAGAACTCGGTGGAGTGGAGTGAGCGCAGCGAACGAACGACACCGAACTAGAAATCCAGGTTGCGGACGTCGCGGGCGTTGGTGGTGATGAAGTCGCGGCGCGATTCGACGTTGTCGCCCATCAGCACGCTCATGATCGTGTCGGCCTCGGCGGCCTCTTCGACGGTGACCTGCAGCAGCGTGCGGGTGTCGGGGTTCATCGTCGTGTCTTTCAACTCTTCCCAGTCCATCTCGCCGAGTCCCTTCAGGCGGGCGAACTCCTTCTTGTGATTGGGGCGCTCCTGGAGGAACTTGGCCTTGGCGACCTCGTCTTTGAGGTAGACCTTCTCCTTGCCGATCTCGGTCGAGAACAGCGGCGGCTGCGCGATGTAGACGTAGCCGGCCTCGACCATGTCGCGCATCTGGCGGAAGAAGAACGTGAGCAGCAGCGTGCGGATGTGGCTGCCGTCGACGTCGGCGTCGCACAGGGCGATGATCTTGTGATAGCGGCACTTCTCGACGTCGTACTCTTCGCCGACCCCGGCACCGATCGCGGTGATCAACGCCTGGATCTCGTTGTTCTTCATCATCTTGTCGATGCGGGCCCGCTCGACGTTGAGGATCTTGCCGCGGATCGGCAGGATCGCCTGCGTCTGCGGGTTGCGGGCGTCGAGCGCCGTACCACCGGCGGAGTCGCCCTCGACGATGAACAACTCGGACTCGTCGGCGTTCTTCGACGTGCAGTCCTTGAGCTTGTCGGGCATGCCGGCGCCGGACAGTGCCGTCTTGCGGCGGATCGCGTTGCGGGCGTTCTTGGCGGCCACCCGGGCCTGGGCCGCGGCGAGCGCCTTCTTGACGACCTTGTTGGCCTCGGTCGGGTTCTCCGACAACCACTCGCCCATGCGCTCGTAGGTGACCTTCTGCACGAAGGAACGCATCGGCACGTTGCCGAGCTTGGCCTTGGTCTGGCCCTCGAACTGCGGCTCGCGCAGCTTGACCGAGATGATGGCGGTGAGACCCTCGCGGATGTCTTCGCCGGTGAGGTTCGGGTCTTTCTCCTTGAGGAGGTTCTTCTCGCGGGCGTACTTGTTGACCGTGCTGGTGAGGGCGGTGCGGAAACCCTCGACGTGCATGCCGCCCTCGATGGTGGAGATGCCGTTGGCGTAACCGTGGATGCCCTCGTGGTAGCCGGTGTTCCACTGCAGGGCGATGTCGAGCGCCTGGCCGTCGTCTTCGTCTTCGTCTTCGAAGTTGCAGACCTTGGAGAACAGCGGGTCCTTCGACGCGTTCATGTGCTTGACGAAGTCGACGAGGCCACCCTTGTACTGGTAGGTGACCTTGTTCTCCTTCTCGGGGCGCTGGTCTTCGAACGCGATCTCGAGGCTCTTGTTGAGGAACGCCATCGTCTGCAGCCGTTCGAGCACGGTGCGTGCGACGAACTCGATGCCCTCGGCCTGGAAGATGACCGGGTCGGGCCAGAAGGTGATCGTGGTGCCGGTCTCGCGGCCGCGCTTGGGCGTGTCGCCGACGATCTGCATCTTGCCCTGCGGGACCCCGCCCTTGGCGTACTCCTGGAACCAGCGCTTGCCCTCGCGGTCGACCTCGATCGTGAGCCGCTCGGACAGGGCGTTGACGACCGACACGCCGACGCCGTGCAGGCCACCGGAGACCTTGTAGCCCTCGCCACCGAACTTGCCGCCGGCGTGGAGCACGGTGAGCACGACCTCGGCCGCGCTCTTGCCTTTGTGCTGGCCGGTCTTGTAGGGGTCGACCGGGATGCCGCGACCGTTGTCGTCGACCTGGCAGCCGCCGTCGGCCAACAGCGTCACACCGATGCGGTCGCAGTAGCCCGCCATCGCCTCGTCGACCGAGTTGTCGACGACTTCCCAGATCAGGTGGTGGAGACCCTGCAGCCCGGTGGAACCGATGTACATACCCGGCCGCTTGCGGACCGGATCGAGCCCCTCGAGGACCTGGATGTCCTTGGCGCCGTAGCTGCCGGTGGGCTTCGTGGAACTTGCTGGTTTGGTGTCAGCGGACACGCAGTACCTCAGATCGCGATCGAGTGATGTTCGTGGGAGCGGGACGTTCCGGGCGGCCGATGCCGCCGGCACCGATCGTGTGTTCGAGAATGCCCCAAGTCACACTCGTGTGATTGTACCAGCGGGGTGCAGCAGAGATGGGCTCATCCAGCCCTCAATCGCCCGGAAATCGACGAAATTCGGGTGCTGAGCCTCCCGACTGCGCCCAATTCGCTCTCCGGCCACCCAGGGCGTGCGTCGGGCGACTGATGGGGAGACCTCGATCGACCGCCTCCGCTCCGGGTAACCGACCACGGCGCTGTTCCGTGTACGAGGATGTGACCGTGGCCGTCGAGACCGAATTCGAGGCGTTGTTCCGTGACGTGTTCCCCCGTCTCGTCTCACTCGGCGCCCTGAAGACCGGCCGCGTCGACATCGCGCGCGACCTGGCGCAGGAGACGATGACGCGAGCGCATGCCCGGTGGGACGAGCTCGCGACCTACGACGCCCCGGCTGCGTGGTGTCGGACCGTGATGGTCAACCTGCTGATCGACCACCACCGCAGCCGCGCCGCCGAGCAGCGGGCGGTCGAGCGGATCGGTGGTGCACCGGACCCGGCACCGCTCGCGACACCGTCGCTCGACGAGTGGACCGAACTCGTCGCGCCGCTTCCGGAGCGGCAGCGGATGATCGTCACGCTGTACTACGCCGACGACCTCACCGTCGGCCAGATCGCCCAGTTGCTCGACACGTCGAGGGGTGCGATCAAGGCCGCGCTGTTCAAGGCACGACGAACGCTGCGCCAACGACTCGACGAGGAGCACCCCGATGAATGACGAACTGCGACGCCGCGCCCGCGCCGCCCGCGCCGAGGTCGAGGCCCAGGTCGACGTGGATGCCGAGCTCGCCGGTCGCCCCTCGACGTCGGACGTCGCCCCGATCACCCCACTGCCCCCTCGCCGTCGTCTCGTCGCGGTCGCCGGATCGATCGCCGCGGTCGCCGTCGCGATCGTCGGCGGTGTGGTCCTGCTGCGCGGTTCCGATTCGATCGAGACCTCCGACTCGACGATCGACGCCACGACGAGCATCCCGTCGGCGATCCCCACCACACTGCCGGGGCCCACCACGGTCGTGCCGACCACGAGCTCGACCGGCATCACGGCGACGACGAATCCGGCTGCTACCGCGGTCGCCGCCGTGTCGTATCTCGACCCGCCGGCCGCCACGACGCTCACCCCGCTCGGCACCGTTCCTGTGCCCGACCCGACCGTCG encodes:
- the gyrA gene encoding DNA gyrase subunit A, encoding MSDTPTPPPPVDTDGPDGPEGDGPIQPISLQDEMENSFLDYAMSVIMSRALPDVRDGLKPVHRRIIWDMEQQGFRPDRPFVKCARVTGHTMGTYHPHGDSAIYDALVRMAQPFSLRHPLIAFHGNYGSPDFGPAASRYTECRLHPLAMQLLADIDEDTVDMRPNYDGSTEEPVALPARYPNLLVNGSQGIAVGMATNIPPHNLGEVIDATVHLLDNPNNADNPEATTVDDLMEYVKGPDFPTGGQILGKSGIIDAYRTGRGSVKTRAKASIEEGKNGRYEIVVTELPYQTSCSSIAGRIEELVTNGDLDGIADVNDGSAGGRTSLIVTLKRDANPNVVLNNLYKMTQLQSSFSINMVALVDSVPRTLNLLTALEGYVRHQIEVVTRRSQFRLAKAQRRAHILEGRIKALNVIDAIIALIRASDDVASAKAGLMADPYEFTEVQAVDILDMQLRQLTRLSRIELETQLEDERSKIAELEAILADDALLRSVIKDEMLAIKDEFATPRICELTYDDGEMSIEDLVDDKELVIVMTEAQYVKSVSASSFKSQGRGGRGVSGGKLKAEDIVRHVIFTTAHAHLLFFSNRGKVYRLRALEIPERERTAKGMPIVNLLPLQAGESIQAIIDTREFAGDRYLFFATKQGTVKKTTFDAYDSSRRDGIIAINLHEGDELVKVIETSGDDDVFMVSKGGMTIRFNENDVRSMGRTAAGVRGMKLKAGKDDAVVSCDVARDDVAILVMTDGGYGKRTQLDKFNVQGRGGQGVRGIKLTGKKGFVTAAFMVGIDDEIVAVSSGGVTIRMSVREISSQGRDATGVRIMNLDDGQTVASVAPIIADDIVEA
- a CDS encoding sigma-70 family RNA polymerase sigma factor; this encodes MAVETEFEALFRDVFPRLVSLGALKTGRVDIARDLAQETMTRAHARWDELATYDAPAAWCRTVMVNLLIDHHRSRAAEQRAVERIGGAPDPAPLATPSLDEWTELVAPLPERQRMIVTLYYADDLTVGQIAQLLDTSRGAIKAALFKARRTLRQRLDEEHPDE
- the gyrB gene encoding DNA topoisomerase (ATP-hydrolyzing) subunit B; the protein is MSADTKPASSTKPTGSYGAKDIQVLEGLDPVRKRPGMYIGSTGLQGLHHLIWEVVDNSVDEAMAGYCDRIGVTLLADGGCQVDDNGRGIPVDPYKTGQHKGKSAAEVVLTVLHAGGKFGGEGYKVSGGLHGVGVSVVNALSERLTIEVDREGKRWFQEYAKGGVPQGKMQIVGDTPKRGRETGTTITFWPDPVIFQAEGIEFVARTVLERLQTMAFLNKSLEIAFEDQRPEKENKVTYQYKGGLVDFVKHMNASKDPLFSKVCNFEDEDEDDGQALDIALQWNTGYHEGIHGYANGISTIEGGMHVEGFRTALTSTVNKYAREKNLLKEKDPNLTGEDIREGLTAIISVKLREPQFEGQTKAKLGNVPMRSFVQKVTYERMGEWLSENPTEANKVVKKALAAAQARVAAKNARNAIRRKTALSGAGMPDKLKDCTSKNADESELFIVEGDSAGGTALDARNPQTQAILPIRGKILNVERARIDKMMKNNEIQALITAIGAGVGEEYDVEKCRYHKIIALCDADVDGSHIRTLLLTFFFRQMRDMVEAGYVYIAQPPLFSTEIGKEKVYLKDEVAKAKFLQERPNHKKEFARLKGLGEMDWEELKDTTMNPDTRTLLQVTVEEAAEADTIMSVLMGDNVESRRDFITTNARDVRNLDF
- a CDS encoding DUF3566 domain-containing protein; the encoded protein is MSTSDGDASSRLESALADVFAGGADGSARDDWHVDDADDEPTGPVTLPEIVPATVDAPTAPPAAAPAAPAMPGPTAPTAPAAPRPTAAPPTAPATAWGDHMTNLPANAQGGPLRAPGRRPRVRRVTRVLRHIDPWSTFKVALLFSVVAYLVSLTSGVLLWRVADSTGTLDNVERWFTQFGWETFELKGGEIFHNAWIIGLFGAVALTGGLVLLATLFNLVSDIVGGVRMTVLEEEVVERTVSSTRRYVVRRTPVAGAGGGDDWDIGDSDGPTPDAADARPAQPRVAPDDWSIDDHGDGDGDGDDDNKGGDRVGAGDDESHVAPPIS